From Juglans regia cultivar Chandler chromosome 6, Walnut 2.0, whole genome shotgun sequence, the proteins below share one genomic window:
- the LOC108984957 gene encoding G-type lectin S-receptor-like serine/threonine-protein kinase LECRK3 encodes MVAIFLSLLLITGFSAAIAQQENSIITLDSSLSPNENPYWLSDSGQFAFGFYQIDGGFAIGIWFEKIRQKTVVWTANRDNPPLSRNVTLRLTNDGKLVLEQEQGQQTDLANALLSASSASMLDTGNFVLYNSNSTIIWQTFEAPTDTILPGQPLLAGNELASSISETNHSTGNFLLAMQRDGNLVQYPSYNPRTSQYAYWSTNTFTAGDNVSLNLDRNGQLFLRNSTGFNITNLNSQRNPSYNYRLTLDFDGILRLYSHGSSQDDEWSIEWSPSSSNCDAFGICGINAYCTVQEQKAVCTCPPGFDFLDRGRHNLGCMRNSSAIGCPRKNGETVDILQELERVEWEDNPYSILSLTKTKCRENCLEDCECEAALFKDQECRKQKFPLRFGRERQGKSGTTIIKVRFGSSNTTQVLSKVRKKQQGLGVLFGSFALLGFARIVLAVLVFALIVLAFSAFLILRYRLWSYKKVPSEVNEGLVEDVSLRAFTYSQLEVATNGFAEQLGRGSFGTVFKGALSNGQMKIAVKRLEKVVTEGDVEFRNEMRSIGRTHHRNLVRLLGYCHDDSNRLLVYEYMSNGTLSDYLFNSQIKPNWEERIKISLNIARGILYLHEECETHIIHCDLNPNNILIDEHGCAKIADFGLAKLLMPDHSRTLTGIRGTRGYVAPEWHKNLPITVKADVYSFGVVFLVIICCRKSIDVNAPEEEAILVNWVCDCFKANEVSKLVPEEVDQQSLERMIRIGLWCIEEDLAARPPIKKVVQMLEGTIEIPEPPSAQSSFQH; translated from the coding sequence ATGGTTGcaatatttctttctctccttttgATTACTGGATTCTCTGCTGCAATTGCTCAACAAGAAAATTCTATCATTACCCTCGACTCTTCCCTCTCTCCAAATGAAAATCCATATTGGTTATCAGATTCTGGCCAGTTTGCTTTTGGCTTCTACCAGATAGATGGTGGCTTTGCCATAGGCATCTGGTTCGAAAAGATTCGGCAAAAAACAGTCGTATGGACAGCTAACCGGGACAACCCGCCGCTTTCAAGAAATGTCACTTTGCGTCTGACAAATGACGGCAAATTGGTCTTGGAGCAAGAACAAGGCCAACAAACTGATCTAGCTAATGCTCTGCTCTCCGCTTCCTCAGCTTCCATGCTCGATACGGGAAACTTTGTCCTCTACAATTCAAACTCAACCATCATATGGCAGACTTTTGAGGCTCCAACGGACACTATTTTACCTGGTCAACCTCTGTTGGCAGGGAATGAGCTTGCCTCCAGCATCTCTGAGACAAATCATTCAACTGGAAACTTTCTACTGGCAATGCAGAGGGATGGGAACCTGGTGCAATACCCGTCATACAATCCACGTACGTCTCAGTATGCCTACTGGTCTACAAATACATTCACAGCTGGAGATAATGTGTCTCTAAATCTTGATCGTAATGGTCAGCTTTTCCTACGTAATTCTACCGGCTTcaatataacaaatttaaaCAGCCAAAGAAACCCCTCTTACAATTATCGTTTGACATTGGATTTTGACGGAATATTGCGGTTATATTCTCATGGCTCGAGTCAAGATGATGAATGGTCAATTGAGtggtcaccttcaagtagtaaTTGCGACGCTTTTGGTATCTGCGGCATAAATGCTTATTGTACTGTACAGGAACAGAAAGCTGTATGTACATGCCCTCCTGGTTTTGATTTCTTAGACCGAGGACGACATAATTTGGGCTGCATGAGAAATTCCAGCGCAATTGGTTGCCCGAGAAAGAATGGAGAAACAGTTGATATTCTTCAGGAATTGGAACGTGTTGAATGGGAAGACAACCCCTATTCTATCTTGTCATTGACCAAAACTAAGTGTAGAGAGAACTGCTTGGAAGACTGCGAATGTGAAGCCGCACTATTCAAAGATCAGGAGTGCAGAAAACAGAAATTTCCGCTACGATTCGGGAGAGAACGACAAGGTAAGTCTGGTACAACCATAATCAAGGTGAGATTTGGGAGTTCTAACACAACACAGGTACTAAGCAAGGTAAGAAAGAAACAACAGGGATTGGGCGTCTTATTTGGCAGTTTTGCACTTTTAGGTTTTGCACGTATTGTTCTAGCGGTTTTAGTTTTCGCGTTAATTGTGCTAGCTTTCTCCGCTTTTCTGATCTTGAGATACCGTCTATGGTCGTACAAAAAGGTTCCTTCTGAAGTTAATGAAGGATTGGTTGAGGATGTCTCTCTACGAGCATTTACTTACAGTCAACTCGAAGTTGCAACGAATGGCTTTGCTGAACAACTAGGTAGGGGCTCTTTTGGGACAGTTTTCAAGGGAGCCTTGTCAAATGGGCAGATGAAAATTGCTGTCAAAAGACTCGAAAAAGTTGTGACTGAAGGAGACGTAGAATTCAGGAACGAGATGAGGTCCATTGGAAGAACCCACCATAGAAACCTAGTCCGACTACTAGGTTACTGCCATGATGATTCGAATAGGCTTTTGGTTTACGAGTATATGAGCAATGGAACACTTTCTGACTACCTTTTCAATTCCCAAATAAAGCCAAACTGGGAAGAAAGAATTAAAATCTCTTTGAATATTGCAAGAGGGATCCTCTACTTACACGAGGAATGCGAAACTCACATCATCCACTGTGACCTCAACCCCAACAACATATTAATAGACGAGCATGGGTGTGCAAAAATTGCAGATTTTGGATTGGCAAAGCTATTGATGCCAGACCATTCCAGGACTCTAACCGGGATAAGAGGAACAAGAGGGTATGTTGCCCCTGAGTGGCACAAGAACTTGCCCATCACAGTAAAAGCAGATGTGTATAGTTTTGGAGTTGTGTTCTTAGTCATTATATGTTGTCGCAAGAGCATTGATGTCAATGCTCCCGAAGAAGAGGCTATTCTTGTTAACTGGGTCTGCGACTGTTTCAAGGCTAATGAAGTAAGCAAGCTGGTACCTGAAGAAGTTGATCAGCAAAGCTTGGAGAGGATGATTAGAATTGGGTTGTGGTGCATAGAAGAAGACCTAGCAGCTCGCCCTCCAATTAAGAAGGTGGTTCAGATGTTGGAAGGAACCATAGAGATACCCGAACCTCCAAGCGCACAATCTTCATTTCAGCATTAG